Proteins from one Nitrobacteraceae bacterium AZCC 2146 genomic window:
- a CDS encoding transcriptional regulator with XRE-family HTH domain (product_source=COG1396; cath_funfam=1.10.260.40; cog=COG1396; pfam=PF01381; smart=SM00530; superfamily=47413), which yields MAENIRDRIKSLRKKEKLTLDQLAEQAGLSKSYLWELENKDLPRPSGEKLAGVAKALNVTVDYLLGGDPTESLVAAEDKAFFREYEAMSPEARAQLRRLAKALDK from the coding sequence GTGGCTGAAAATATCCGAGATCGAATTAAGTCATTGAGAAAAAAGGAGAAACTTACCTTGGACCAGCTCGCCGAGCAGGCTGGGCTGAGCAAATCGTATCTTTGGGAATTGGAGAACAAAGACCTTCCCCGTCCGTCCGGTGAAAAACTCGCTGGGGTGGCGAAGGCTTTGAATGTGACCGTCGACTACCTCTTGGGAGGAGATCCGACGGAGAGCCTGGTAGCAGCCGAAGACAAAGCATTCTTCAGGGAATACGAAGCCATGTCGCCGGAGGCCCGCGCTCAGCTGCGACGGTTGGCCAAGGCATTGGACAAGTAG
- a CDS encoding class 3 adenylate cyclase (product_source=COG2114; cath_funfam=3.30.70.1230; cog=COG2114; pfam=PF00211; superfamily=55073) translates to MSWNADRAKSRIREHLKTVPNVDRHVALDSAILTEDMRKRGLMGRLPLNEAFVVEGAHLYGRLLDFENLVSEGGQETEASHRKLLRFLNMHYRIWDSIVDGDDGDRVDYHGARLHAVINSPAGDPVAQIARAVALARKLTEAAQKVGQAHGFPSRIRFGIDHGKCLAMTTGRGAHEKDTLFLGRPANHAAKLVSSGTEQGIFLTETAQKRAAAGAVRKSAGTMTLDEAYVQDAVKRFGFDSLERTASAVALDFSEPMFRFKRPSLPLSKVKFNELTPANSIRMGMASVFADIDGFTSFVDGAIDGGSEKIREAVKIVHVIREELNDVLKEDFGGKRIRFIGDCIHGCVAEGEHADDAARSVRQAVLCASAMRSSFDLCLEAVRSEAAIDLAVGIEYGQTPMTRLGHRGDDSVRCAASRATIEAERTQQAVEHGGIRLGTVASSVADPAVRKNFSSGRLMSFDAASDLLWTAQAPAVQILRNEPAARSHAMPREPRA, encoded by the coding sequence ATGTCTTGGAATGCAGATCGCGCCAAATCTCGAATTCGAGAGCACTTGAAGACCGTCCCCAATGTCGATCGGCATGTCGCTCTCGACAGTGCTATCCTCACCGAGGACATGCGAAAGCGTGGACTGATGGGCCGGCTTCCCCTCAACGAGGCGTTCGTCGTAGAAGGGGCGCATCTGTACGGGCGGCTTCTAGACTTCGAAAATCTGGTTTCGGAAGGTGGTCAAGAAACCGAAGCCTCCCACCGCAAACTTCTTCGCTTCCTCAACATGCACTATCGCATTTGGGACTCCATCGTAGACGGCGACGATGGAGATCGTGTCGACTATCACGGCGCCCGTCTGCACGCCGTCATTAATTCCCCGGCGGGCGATCCCGTGGCACAGATCGCGCGGGCCGTTGCGCTCGCCCGCAAGTTGACGGAAGCCGCTCAAAAAGTCGGCCAGGCTCATGGCTTCCCGTCCCGTATTCGATTCGGCATCGATCATGGGAAATGCCTCGCCATGACCACCGGACGTGGTGCGCATGAGAAGGACACGCTGTTTCTTGGGCGGCCGGCAAACCACGCTGCAAAATTGGTGAGCTCGGGAACCGAGCAAGGCATATTTCTGACTGAGACGGCTCAGAAGCGCGCGGCCGCCGGAGCCGTGCGCAAGTCAGCTGGCACCATGACGCTTGATGAGGCGTACGTCCAAGACGCAGTAAAGAGGTTCGGTTTCGATAGCTTGGAGCGGACGGCTTCGGCAGTTGCCCTCGACTTCTCCGAACCGATGTTCCGCTTCAAACGTCCTTCGTTGCCGCTGTCGAAGGTCAAGTTTAACGAACTCACACCAGCGAATTCGATCCGCATGGGCATGGCGTCTGTCTTTGCAGATATCGATGGGTTCACCAGTTTCGTTGACGGAGCCATCGATGGCGGCTCCGAAAAAATCCGCGAAGCTGTCAAGATCGTTCATGTGATCCGAGAGGAGCTCAATGACGTGCTTAAAGAGGACTTCGGCGGCAAACGCATCCGCTTCATCGGCGACTGCATCCACGGTTGTGTGGCGGAGGGCGAACATGCTGACGATGCTGCAAGGAGTGTGCGGCAGGCGGTGTTGTGCGCCTCGGCTATGCGATCGTCATTCGATCTCTGCCTGGAAGCTGTCCGATCGGAAGCCGCCATCGATCTCGCGGTCGGGATCGAGTACGGCCAGACGCCCATGACGCGTCTCGGGCACCGCGGCGACGACAGCGTTCGTTGCGCTGCAAGTCGGGCAACGATCGAGGCTGAGCGGACGCAGCAGGCCGTCGAGCACGGCGGAATTCGACTCGGCACGGTTGCGTCCAGCGTCGCGGATCCAGCCGTCCGCAAGAACTTCTCTTCTGGTCGCCTGATGTCCTTCGACGCAGCTTCGGACCTGCTCTGGACTGCCCAAGCCCCGGCTGTGCAGATTCTGCGGAACGAACCGGCGGCACGCTCGCACGCAATGCCTCGAGAGCCGCGGGCTTGA
- a CDS encoding class 3 adenylate cyclase (product_source=COG2114; cath_funfam=2.60.120.10,3.30.70.1230; cog=COG2114; pfam=PF00027,PF00211; smart=SM00100; superfamily=51206,55073), producing MGCAQNIDRQLDLFLGEHCPDPALIRCAIARSQLVTVTDFLSDELVCRRGDRVTGCWLVLSGQIEIRADEQTVTFRGAGELVGEQGLLHVLAGKTGSRTADIKACGSVRLLCIDASFQQDLSDAEKVIWIQTLADVVNVKLEQATYGRSELRSSAAEHELLLRRFSDGDALGIVKLAAGGQTGPIQNRRVVVYFSDLANFSIWAANKQPAEVAHHLRILATIQIDLVRKANGQIDKLMGDGVMAYWFIDTAEREMVEPPAVLDCARKIVEESLRYFEDHGLELGIRIGLHAGNVSFGDFGAENRIAVTILGATVNLAARYEQAKSPDLGPIRLSPDLRDLILRSGIDTDAFRGPTKVQVKHGVEFDVYSI from the coding sequence ATGGGCTGTGCCCAAAACATTGACCGGCAACTCGACCTGTTTCTCGGTGAGCATTGCCCTGATCCGGCATTGATCCGCTGCGCTATCGCCCGTTCCCAACTTGTCACGGTCACCGATTTCTTGTCCGACGAATTGGTCTGTCGGCGTGGCGATCGTGTAACGGGCTGCTGGTTGGTCTTGAGCGGCCAGATCGAAATCAGAGCGGACGAGCAGACCGTAACCTTCAGAGGCGCCGGCGAGTTGGTGGGCGAGCAGGGGCTGCTGCACGTCCTGGCCGGGAAGACCGGCTCCCGAACCGCGGACATCAAGGCATGCGGCTCAGTCCGCTTGTTGTGCATCGACGCCTCCTTTCAACAGGACCTGTCCGACGCAGAAAAGGTCATCTGGATACAGACCTTGGCCGACGTCGTGAACGTGAAGCTGGAGCAAGCCACGTATGGTCGTTCCGAGCTTAGGAGCTCCGCCGCCGAACATGAACTGCTCCTTCGGCGCTTTTCGGACGGTGATGCACTCGGCATCGTTAAGCTGGCTGCCGGCGGTCAGACGGGTCCAATCCAGAATCGTAGGGTGGTCGTCTACTTCAGCGATCTCGCCAACTTCAGCATTTGGGCCGCGAACAAGCAGCCCGCCGAGGTCGCCCATCATCTCCGCATCCTCGCAACGATTCAAATCGACTTGGTCCGGAAGGCGAATGGCCAAATCGACAAGCTAATGGGCGACGGGGTGATGGCCTATTGGTTCATCGATACCGCCGAGCGCGAAATGGTCGAACCGCCCGCGGTCTTGGATTGCGCGAGGAAGATCGTCGAAGAGAGCCTGCGATACTTCGAAGACCATGGGCTTGAACTGGGAATTCGTATCGGCCTTCACGCCGGCAATGTCTCATTCGGCGACTTCGGAGCGGAAAACAGAATCGCCGTCACGATCCTCGGGGCGACGGTGAACCTCGCCGCTCGCTACGAACAGGCAAAATCGCCCGACCTCGGGCCAATTCGCCTAAGTCCCGATTTGCGGGATCTCATCTTGAGGTCTGGCATCGACACCGACGCCTTCCGGGGACCAACGAAGGTGCAAGTGAAGCACGGCGTCGAGTTCGACGTCTATTCCATCTAA
- a CDS encoding hypothetical protein (product_source=Hypo-rule applied; transmembrane_helix_parts=Inside_1_37,TMhelix_38_60,Outside_61_290) codes for MVDNTDIAETPVAGVAQPRQPNLQTWLRFGAYNPLHALIGFFLLALVIASAASAVIFFAAAQFQSRVAELSLNGAPMTIWRVDEFRADFKNWAEDIRRLRDGIAQDQINLAKDKQNNFVLTADQDSSVRRLSDDVRSLKQKVLAASTQGTSSPATGQSETDQNISDVITQTEMLLTRDDLQNRFGADLAAVKKRYDESTELRARIENRQAKIKGYETWIAYLQEQRKDSFADFPCHCGSVGADRRTAPLDSRLGSHTTHLREPTASPLGWVAFDDRELLPSVPAKTAIAR; via the coding sequence ATGGTCGACAACACTGATATTGCGGAGACGCCGGTTGCAGGCGTCGCACAACCTCGACAACCGAACCTGCAAACCTGGCTTCGCTTCGGCGCATACAATCCTCTTCATGCGCTGATTGGCTTTTTTCTCCTTGCCCTCGTGATTGCGTCCGCAGCTTCGGCAGTCATCTTTTTCGCAGCCGCCCAATTCCAGTCTCGCGTCGCGGAGCTGAGCTTGAACGGGGCGCCAATGACGATCTGGCGCGTCGACGAATTTCGAGCCGATTTCAAGAATTGGGCCGAAGACATCAGGAGATTGCGCGACGGGATCGCACAGGATCAGATCAACCTCGCGAAAGACAAGCAGAACAACTTCGTGCTGACCGCCGACCAGGATAGCTCTGTAAGGCGCCTTAGCGACGACGTCAGGTCGCTGAAGCAGAAAGTGCTCGCCGCATCGACGCAAGGAACATCATCGCCCGCAACTGGCCAGTCTGAAACCGATCAGAACATCTCGGACGTCATTACCCAGACCGAAATGCTGCTCACACGAGACGACCTCCAGAACCGTTTCGGAGCCGACCTTGCAGCCGTCAAAAAACGCTACGACGAGAGCACCGAACTTCGCGCACGGATCGAGAACCGCCAAGCCAAGATAAAAGGTTACGAGACCTGGATCGCGTATCTGCAGGAGCAGCGCAAGGATAGCTTTGCGGACTTTCCTTGCCATTGCGGATCTGTGGGGGCTGACCGAAGAACAGCGCCTCTTGATTCTCGGCTAGGGTCGCACACCACGCATCTCCGAGAGCCGACTGCGTCGCCCCTCGGATGGGTTGCGTTCGACGATCGAGAGCTTCTTCCGTCAGTTCCCGCCAAAACGGCGATAGCTCGATAA
- a CDS encoding hypothetical protein (product_source=Hypo-rule applied): protein MAISALAKSCPTWAEFRPIHAFEAQVDVVATRRSGVLTSVFELRVVQISGEIWVFERPVGNRLPACCPERHINPGGSFCIGLNAGKGITHETAPAWWVKLHAFVLLQETAAETGLWPSQAQLSHGEAGEIELKAERAAEQIGLLSAYRDAVVFDTGPIASALAKIDPKTGLLRNGRSACICGRLDRHRSVLRRDCHRSGLGCPIVLEHSRRIKLAEYWHGLRGQPCCGTMRECPLKVSGEGG, encoded by the coding sequence ATGGCAATTTCAGCGCTCGCAAAATCTTGTCCGACCTGGGCCGAATTTCGTCCAATCCACGCGTTTGAAGCGCAGGTTGACGTCGTTGCGACGCGACGAAGCGGGGTCCTCACGTCGGTTTTTGAGCTAAGGGTCGTCCAGATTTCCGGAGAAATCTGGGTGTTCGAGCGGCCGGTCGGGAACAGGCTGCCTGCTTGCTGCCCGGAGCGCCACATCAATCCAGGCGGATCGTTTTGCATTGGACTGAACGCTGGCAAAGGTATTACTCACGAAACTGCCCCAGCTTGGTGGGTAAAACTTCACGCATTCGTTTTGCTTCAGGAAACTGCGGCGGAGACCGGCCTCTGGCCAAGCCAGGCTCAGCTTTCCCACGGGGAGGCGGGGGAGATCGAACTCAAGGCGGAACGCGCTGCCGAGCAGATCGGTCTGCTCTCCGCCTATCGCGACGCAGTCGTGTTCGACACCGGACCCATTGCTTCGGCCCTCGCCAAGATCGACCCGAAAACGGGGCTGCTTCGAAACGGCCGAAGTGCCTGCATCTGCGGCCGTCTAGATCGGCATCGTTCCGTTCTTCGACGGGATTGTCATCGGAGCGGCCTTGGCTGCCCGATTGTCCTGGAGCACTCGCGGCGTATCAAGTTGGCGGAATATTGGCACGGGCTGCGCGGTCAACCGTGCTGCGGCACGATGCGAGAATGCCCTCTGAAAGTTTCAGGCGAAGGCGGGTAA
- a CDS encoding hypothetical protein (product_source=Hypo-rule applied) encodes MVHVVTVAIPYEVEFIQRGCQITEGLVVWDEGPVAIVEADLSETDVAFSIGPIGASGQTYDILSFDGKA; translated from the coding sequence GTGGTCCATGTCGTCACCGTCGCCATTCCCTACGAAGTCGAGTTCATCCAGAGAGGCTGCCAGATCACCGAGGGCCTTGTCGTCTGGGACGAGGGTCCTGTCGCCATCGTGGAGGCGGACCTCTCCGAGACGGATGTGGCGTTCAGTATCGGTCCGATCGGTGCTTCAGGTCAGACCTATGACATCCTGTCGTTCGACGGGAAGGCTTGA
- a CDS encoding hypothetical protein (product_source=Hypo-rule applied; pfam=PF06114; superfamily=55486): protein MDFEGWGLQRWANHFNQMLNIANPPNRYKFDIGELAMETSRSLFPGDPIVAVKEEDLDGFAGALVPAESRTRWGIVYGTGQSPGRRRFTIAHEFGHYLLHRKKYPDGIHSSEADVDGRTKIQVEREANEFASWLLMPLDDFRKQVSPQDKPDFDVLGNCADRYEVSLVAAILRWLRYTERRALLVTSVDGFVKWSWSSKPALVSGAFIRTSRGPAPLPAGSAVAQEQFTPEVRAGVDHPTGVWFNERARELSFRSEKYDTAYTLLHLGGAEPKAWDEGRPLEDTYERFMKR from the coding sequence ATGGATTTTGAAGGCTGGGGTCTTCAGAGGTGGGCAAACCACTTCAATCAAATGCTGAATATCGCCAACCCGCCCAATCGCTACAAATTCGACATCGGCGAGCTTGCGATGGAGACCTCGCGATCTCTTTTTCCCGGCGATCCCATCGTGGCGGTGAAGGAAGAAGACTTGGATGGCTTCGCCGGTGCGCTCGTGCCCGCCGAGTCGCGAACCAGATGGGGCATCGTTTACGGCACCGGACAATCGCCGGGGCGGCGGAGGTTCACGATAGCTCACGAGTTCGGGCACTACCTCCTCCACAGGAAGAAGTACCCGGACGGAATCCACTCGAGCGAGGCTGACGTCGACGGGCGGACAAAGATCCAGGTCGAACGCGAGGCCAATGAATTCGCCTCTTGGCTACTGATGCCTCTGGACGATTTCAGGAAGCAGGTGTCGCCGCAGGACAAACCTGATTTCGACGTGTTGGGAAACTGTGCCGATCGGTACGAAGTTTCCCTTGTGGCTGCCATTCTAAGATGGTTGCGGTACACCGAACGAAGAGCGCTGCTTGTCACTTCAGTTGACGGATTTGTCAAATGGTCATGGTCGAGTAAACCTGCCCTAGTCAGTGGTGCGTTCATCCGCACAAGCCGCGGCCCCGCCCCCTTGCCGGCTGGATCCGCCGTCGCACAGGAGCAGTTCACGCCGGAGGTCCGCGCCGGCGTCGATCATCCGACGGGAGTATGGTTCAACGAGCGCGCTCGAGAACTTTCATTCAGAAGCGAGAAGTACGACACGGCCTACACCCTGCTGCACCTGGGAGGAGCCGAACCGAAGGCTTGGGACGAGGGTAGGCCTCTCGAGGATACCTATGAACGCTTCATGAAGCGGTAG
- a CDS encoding Flp pilus assembly protein TadB (product_source=COG4965; cog=COG4965; superfamily=81464; transmembrane_helix_parts=Outside_1_22,TMhelix_23_45,Inside_46_77) yields MLMMIGAATSSSTMMTNGIDMLVIIVMLLLLLLLLLLVLVRMMLVPRLAHRSCRYRHVVERQERHVPCLTVCGPLVG; encoded by the coding sequence ATGCTGATGATGATCGGCGCGGCGACGAGCAGCAGCACTATGATGACGAATGGCATCGACATGTTGGTCATCATCGTCATGCTGCTGCTGCTGCTGCTGCTGCTGCTGCTGGTGCTGGTGAGGATGATGTTGGTGCCGCGCCTGGCGCACCGCTCCTGCCGATATCGACATGTCGTCGAGCGGCAGGAGCGTCATGTGCCTTGCTTGACCGTTTGCGGCCCCTTAGTCGGCTGA
- a CDS encoding hypothetical protein (product_source=Hypo-rule applied), giving the protein MLSLLGNQDLPEPIKPHQNALRSRGLHRDVGWSQLRKIRHPENRSRAFFGVSQRSGVGRLKTVTAVKPVNRCPQTVVRSAEVKRFEKKYVALFALAKEQGRHFRKVKLELDAKGAKPVFDVNKIGATYYVRSGCQHDCCNQSLTEARRSESPATQTILPTQRACHRADGDA; this is encoded by the coding sequence TTGCTTTCTTTACTTGGAAACCAGGACCTTCCCGAGCCAATCAAGCCACATCAAAATGCGCTGAGAAGCCGCGGTCTCCACCGCGATGTGGGCTGGTCTCAACTCCGCAAAATAAGGCATCCGGAGAATCGATCGCGGGCTTTCTTTGGTGTGAGCCAAAGGTCTGGCGTCGGTCGCCTGAAGACCGTCACCGCCGTCAAACCGGTCAACCGCTGTCCGCAGACCGTCGTCAGGTCCGCCGAGGTGAAGCGGTTTGAGAAGAAGTACGTGGCGCTGTTCGCGCTTGCGAAGGAGCAAGGACGGCACTTCCGGAAGGTGAAGCTCGAACTCGATGCGAAGGGCGCGAAACCGGTGTTCGACGTCAACAAAATTGGCGCGACCTACTATGTCCGGTCAGGCTGCCAACACGATTGTTGCAACCAAAGCTTGACAGAGGCTCGCCGGTCTGAGTCTCCTGCAACGCAGACTATTCTACCTACACAACGAGCGTGTCACCGAGCAGACGGTGATGCGTAA
- a CDS encoding uncharacterized protein (DUF2235 family) (product_source=COG3673; cog=COG3673; pfam=PF09994; superfamily=53474), whose product MKRLAIYFDGTWNTLNNNTNVWRLKSLTAETSEQRVYYSQGVGTQRGESARGGITGYGIDDEIIAAYTWLIQNFDDGDEIFIFGFSRGAYTARSLSGLVCKCGILRLGAPLSIEQLYARYRIYDAPTIRTLLSKPLSADASIEEKWVMKYSRPTKVKFIGVWDTVGSLGLPIVSAGGKVKRYRFLDTHLRLDNENAFHALALDEHRKNFEPTFWTRTAKTGQGAAAPRSIEHVEQRWFVGAHANVGGGYASDPLAQRPLKWLMNKAGGLGLVFREQVSIDISQVNPQVTDSYRSFAYGLYRWISRPFYRPIGLEPEVGSEATTERINETIDASVFDRWRVDEKYRPANLAAWGSRKAVDPGKVAGSVRATNPAAIV is encoded by the coding sequence GTGAAGCGTCTGGCCATCTATTTCGACGGCACCTGGAATACGCTCAACAACAACACCAACGTCTGGCGACTTAAGAGCCTGACGGCCGAGACATCCGAGCAGCGGGTGTATTACTCGCAGGGCGTCGGCACCCAGCGTGGCGAATCCGCGCGTGGAGGCATCACGGGGTACGGCATCGACGACGAGATCATCGCCGCGTACACTTGGCTTATCCAAAATTTCGACGACGGAGATGAAATCTTCATCTTCGGTTTCAGTCGCGGCGCCTATACGGCCCGCAGCTTGTCCGGGCTCGTCTGCAAGTGCGGAATCCTCCGGCTCGGCGCGCCGCTGTCGATCGAGCAGCTCTACGCTCGTTACCGTATCTACGATGCGCCGACCATAAGAACGCTGCTGTCGAAGCCTTTGTCGGCGGACGCTTCCATCGAGGAGAAATGGGTCATGAAGTATTCCCGCCCGACCAAGGTCAAGTTCATCGGCGTATGGGACACCGTAGGTTCGTTAGGGCTGCCTATCGTAAGCGCCGGGGGCAAGGTCAAACGATATCGTTTTCTCGACACCCATCTGCGCCTCGACAATGAAAATGCCTTCCACGCGCTGGCATTGGACGAACACAGGAAGAATTTCGAGCCGACGTTCTGGACCAGAACCGCAAAGACCGGGCAGGGCGCGGCGGCACCGCGCTCGATCGAGCACGTCGAGCAGCGCTGGTTCGTAGGCGCGCATGCTAACGTCGGCGGCGGCTACGCGAGCGATCCGCTGGCCCAGCGGCCATTGAAGTGGCTGATGAATAAGGCAGGCGGCCTCGGGCTCGTCTTTAGAGAACAGGTCTCAATCGACATATCGCAGGTAAATCCCCAAGTGACCGACTCCTATAGATCGTTCGCCTACGGCCTCTACCGCTGGATCTCGCGGCCATTCTACCGGCCAATCGGTCTGGAGCCGGAGGTTGGCTCCGAGGCAACGACGGAACGGATCAACGAAACCATCGACGCCTCGGTGTTCGACCGGTGGCGGGTCGACGAAAAATACCGTCCGGCCAATCTCGCGGCTTGGGGAAGCAGAAAAGCTGTCGACCCAGGGAAAGTGGCCGGATCCGTTCGGGCAACTAACCCCGCCGCCATTGTCTAG
- a CDS encoding hypothetical protein (product_source=Hypo-rule applied; superfamily=109709,48662) — MVEREAFTRQEFYDLVWSTAMTKLAKRFGMSDVGLRKICVKHGIPTPPAGYWAKLEFGKKVSTIPLLAAAAGVSDRVVVSVHAVVELPEAVVTAQLAAEEKMSDAIVVPAELPSRLHQVASATRQALKAAKADHEQFLKTELGPGVVSAQVGKPSAQRVVLIVDTIARTLERLGHATADAKDGADLIIDGESLRLLFHETKDKSEHHPTAAELAEQAKWEERRKQWPTLYNADRRHWRSWDYSPSGRLSLTLVSPVWTSWSSDRILGRWHDRKAATVEQQLNEVVVAMYAGVALLKHNRAKLEERQRLHQEEMDRRERERDRQDRIAKREAFVRLKAKEHAELVELRSFSRHLDGETVGLDMPNAAAIAGVARDMVDRLEFSLSGSALDKEIERLKLYLDGDLAEEA, encoded by the coding sequence ATGGTAGAGCGCGAGGCATTCACCCGACAGGAATTCTACGACCTCGTCTGGTCGACCGCGATGACGAAGCTCGCCAAGCGGTTCGGCATGTCCGACGTCGGCCTGCGGAAGATCTGCGTCAAGCATGGGATCCCGACCCCGCCGGCTGGGTATTGGGCGAAGCTCGAGTTCGGCAAGAAGGTCAGCACGATCCCGCTGCTCGCGGCGGCGGCCGGCGTCAGCGACCGCGTCGTCGTGTCGGTCCATGCGGTCGTTGAATTGCCCGAAGCCGTCGTCACTGCCCAGCTGGCGGCCGAGGAGAAGATGTCGGACGCCATCGTCGTTCCGGCCGAACTACCCAGCCGCCTCCATCAAGTCGCATCGGCGACCAGGCAGGCGCTGAAGGCGGCCAAGGCCGACCACGAGCAATTCCTGAAGACGGAGCTAGGTCCAGGCGTCGTCAGCGCGCAGGTCGGCAAGCCGAGTGCCCAGCGCGTGGTGCTCATCGTCGACACCATCGCACGGACGCTCGAGCGCCTTGGCCACGCCACGGCTGACGCCAAGGACGGGGCCGACCTCATCATCGACGGCGAGAGCCTGCGGCTTCTGTTTCATGAGACGAAGGACAAGTCGGAGCACCACCCGACGGCCGCCGAACTTGCCGAGCAGGCGAAGTGGGAAGAGCGCCGGAAGCAATGGCCGACCCTGTACAATGCCGACCGGAGGCATTGGCGGTCCTGGGACTACTCGCCCTCCGGACGCCTCTCGCTGACCTTGGTCTCGCCGGTCTGGACCAGTTGGTCATCCGATCGAATCCTGGGACGATGGCATGACCGCAAGGCCGCGACGGTCGAGCAGCAGCTCAACGAGGTCGTCGTCGCGATGTACGCCGGCGTCGCCCTCCTCAAGCACAACCGCGCCAAGCTCGAGGAGCGCCAGCGGCTCCATCAGGAGGAAATGGATCGCCGGGAACGGGAGCGCGACCGCCAGGACCGTATCGCCAAGCGCGAGGCCTTCGTGCGTCTGAAGGCGAAAGAGCATGCCGAGCTTGTCGAACTCCGGAGCTTCAGCCGGCATCTCGACGGCGAGACGGTCGGACTCGATATGCCGAACGCTGCTGCGATCGCTGGCGTCGCCCGAGACATGGTCGACCGTCTGGAATTCTCGCTGTCGGGCTCGGCGCTTGATAAGGAGATCGAACGGCTGAAACTCTATTTGGACGGCGACTTGGCAGAAGAGGCTTGA